A genome region from Alistipes dispar includes the following:
- a CDS encoding NAD(+) synthase — translation MDAFGFLKVAAAVPHLGVGDCDYNTERMAALAEEAAQRGVEIAVFPELGVTGYTCGDLLLQSTLLDAADEAFGRLVRATRKLPLTLIAGLPLRHGTTLYNCAAVFTQGRVLGVVPKSVIPGYSEFYEPRWFASGAGISGERIDVAGQSADFGTDLTFEVNGAEFGIEICEDLWAAVPPSSLLAAGGAKVIFNLSASPEVVGKHDYLRQLVSQQSARTLSAYVYCSAGFGESSTDLVFTGNALIAENGRILREAERFSADEQLVVADVDLQRLEFERRRNTSFRQAEAAPELTVIEMEVPEGLRAAALDRDIDPMPFVPRDERRRSERCEEVFRIQSHGLARRLRHTRCQKAVIGISGGLDSTLALLVAVRAFDFLGLDRQGILGITMPGFGTTDRTYRNALQLMRGLGVTVREIPIRDACLQHFRDIGLPPEDRSAAYENAQARERTQILMDVANMEGGLVVGTGDLSELALGWATYNGDQMSMYGVNASVPKTLVRHLVRWVADTAEDGATRATLLDILDTPVSPELLPAEADGSIAQRTEDLVGPYELHDFFLYYFLRAGYGPAKLCYLAERAFAGSHDAAAVRKWLGVFIRRFFSQQFKRSAMPDGPKVGTVTLSPRGDWRMPSDAAAEAWLKELDTLS, via the coding sequence ATGGATGCTTTCGGATTCCTGAAGGTCGCGGCGGCCGTCCCGCATCTCGGCGTCGGCGACTGCGACTACAATACGGAGCGCATGGCCGCTTTGGCCGAAGAGGCCGCGCAGCGAGGCGTCGAGATCGCGGTGTTCCCCGAACTCGGCGTCACGGGCTACACGTGCGGCGACCTGCTGCTGCAATCTACGCTGCTCGACGCCGCGGACGAAGCGTTCGGACGGCTCGTCCGCGCGACGCGCAAACTTCCGCTCACGCTCATCGCCGGTCTCCCGCTGCGCCACGGCACGACGCTCTACAACTGCGCCGCGGTCTTCACGCAGGGACGCGTGCTGGGCGTCGTTCCCAAGAGCGTCATTCCCGGCTACTCCGAGTTCTACGAACCCCGCTGGTTCGCCTCGGGAGCCGGTATCTCCGGCGAACGGATCGACGTGGCGGGCCAGTCGGCGGACTTCGGCACGGATCTCACCTTCGAGGTGAACGGCGCGGAGTTCGGCATCGAGATCTGCGAGGACCTCTGGGCCGCCGTTCCGCCCTCGTCGCTCCTCGCGGCGGGCGGCGCGAAGGTGATCTTCAACCTCTCGGCTTCGCCCGAGGTCGTCGGCAAGCACGACTACCTGCGGCAGCTCGTCTCCCAGCAGTCGGCACGGACGCTCTCGGCCTACGTCTATTGCTCGGCGGGCTTCGGCGAATCCTCGACCGACCTGGTCTTCACCGGAAACGCCCTGATCGCCGAGAACGGACGGATCCTGCGCGAGGCGGAGCGCTTCTCGGCCGACGAACAGCTCGTCGTGGCCGATGTGGACCTCCAGCGGCTGGAATTCGAACGCCGCCGCAACACCTCGTTCCGGCAGGCCGAAGCGGCCCCGGAGCTCACCGTGATCGAAATGGAGGTTCCCGAAGGGCTGCGTGCCGCGGCGCTCGACCGCGACATCGACCCGATGCCGTTCGTACCCCGAGACGAGCGCCGCCGCAGCGAACGCTGCGAGGAGGTGTTTCGCATTCAGTCGCACGGACTGGCCCGGCGGCTCCGCCACACGCGCTGCCAGAAAGCCGTCATCGGCATTTCGGGCGGACTGGATTCGACCCTCGCCCTGCTCGTCGCTGTCCGTGCGTTCGACTTCCTGGGGCTCGACCGGCAGGGCATCCTCGGAATCACCATGCCGGGCTTCGGCACGACGGACCGCACCTACCGCAACGCCCTGCAACTGATGCGCGGACTGGGCGTCACGGTGCGCGAAATACCGATCCGCGACGCCTGTCTGCAACACTTCCGCGACATCGGCCTGCCGCCCGAGGACCGTTCGGCGGCCTACGAAAATGCCCAGGCCCGCGAACGGACGCAAATTCTGATGGACGTGGCCAACATGGAGGGCGGTCTGGTGGTCGGCACGGGCGATCTGTCGGAACTCGCGCTGGGCTGGGCCACCTACAACGGCGACCAGATGTCCATGTACGGCGTGAACGCCTCGGTTCCCAAGACCCTCGTGCGCCATCTGGTCCGATGGGTCGCCGACACCGCGGAGGACGGCGCGACGCGCGCCACGCTGCTCGACATACTCGATACGCCCGTCAGCCCCGAACTGCTGCCTGCCGAAGCCGACGGCTCGATCGCCCAGCGCACCGAAGACCTCGTGGGTCCCTACGAACTGCACGACTTCTTCCTCTACTACTTCCTGCGCGCGGGATACGGCCCGGCGAAACTGTGCTATCTGGCCGAGCGGGCCTTCGCCGGAAGCCACGATGCGGCCGCGGTCCGCAAATGGCTCGGGGTCTTCATCCGCCGCTTCTTCTCGCAGCAGTTCAAGCGCTCGGCCATGCCCGACGGCCCGAAAGTCGGCACGGTGACCCTCTCGCCGCGCGGCGACTGGCGGATGCCCTCCGACGCCGCGGCCGAAGCATGGCTGAAAGAACTCGACACCCTATCCTGA
- the pepT gene encoding peptidase T, which yields MELKERFLKYVSYDTQSSEESATFPSTEKQKVLLGVLRDEMEALGMTEVTMDRYGYVMGTIPATPGCGNAPVIGFIAHVDTSPDMSGKDVRPRVIEEYDGGDIVLNGQLTMRVAEFPELAFFKGHTLIHTDGTTLLGADDKAGVAEIMSAAEYLMTHPEVEHGKIRIGFTPDEEVGRGVDHFDVAAFGADFAYTVDGGMEGELEYENFNAASARIDIQGRNVHPGYAKGKMINALDVACELQTLLPAEQRPQYTEGYEGFYHCVGVNGTVERAAVSYIVRDHDADRFEQKKVFLWSCVDLLKKKYGDGVLTLTLKDQYFNMRKMVEPHPQVIEKALEAMKQAGVKPLVRPIRGGTDGARLSFMGLPCPNLFTGGMNFHGKFEYCSLDTMRKARQVILNLAQLWAR from the coding sequence ATGGAACTCAAGGAACGATTTCTGAAATACGTCTCCTACGACACGCAGTCGTCGGAGGAGAGCGCGACCTTTCCCTCGACCGAAAAGCAGAAGGTGCTGCTCGGCGTCCTGCGCGACGAGATGGAGGCACTCGGCATGACCGAAGTGACGATGGACCGATACGGCTATGTGATGGGCACGATCCCCGCGACGCCCGGATGCGGGAACGCTCCGGTCATCGGCTTCATCGCCCATGTGGACACCTCGCCCGACATGAGCGGCAAGGACGTCCGGCCACGCGTCATCGAGGAGTACGACGGCGGCGACATCGTCCTCAACGGACAGCTCACGATGCGCGTCGCGGAGTTCCCCGAGCTGGCGTTCTTCAAGGGCCACACGCTGATCCACACCGACGGCACGACGCTGCTCGGGGCCGACGACAAGGCGGGCGTGGCGGAGATCATGAGCGCCGCGGAATACCTCATGACGCATCCCGAGGTCGAACACGGCAAGATCCGCATCGGATTCACGCCCGACGAAGAGGTGGGGCGCGGCGTCGATCACTTCGACGTCGCGGCGTTCGGTGCCGACTTCGCCTACACCGTGGACGGCGGCATGGAGGGCGAGCTGGAGTACGAGAACTTCAACGCCGCGAGCGCCCGGATCGACATCCAGGGCCGCAACGTCCACCCGGGCTACGCCAAGGGGAAGATGATCAACGCCCTCGACGTGGCCTGCGAGTTGCAGACCCTGCTTCCGGCCGAACAGCGGCCCCAGTACACCGAAGGATACGAGGGATTCTACCACTGCGTCGGCGTGAACGGCACGGTCGAACGGGCCGCGGTGAGCTACATCGTCCGCGACCACGACGCCGACAGGTTCGAACAGAAGAAGGTGTTCCTCTGGAGCTGCGTGGACCTGCTGAAGAAGAAATACGGCGACGGCGTGCTGACGCTCACGCTCAAGGACCAGTATTTCAACATGCGCAAGATGGTCGAGCCGCACCCCCAGGTGATCGAAAAGGCCCTCGAAGCGATGAAACAGGCCGGCGTGAAGCCGCTCGTGAGGCCCATCCGCGGCGGCACGGACGGCGCGCGCCTCTCGTTCATGGGGCTGCCGTGTCCGAACCTGTTCACCGGAGGCATGAATTTCCACGGCAAATTCGAATACTGCTCGCTCGACACGATGCGCAAGGCCCGGCAGGTCATCCTGAATCTGGCGCAGCTTTGGGCGCGCTAA
- a CDS encoding OPT family oligopeptide transporter translates to MEEQKPQTSLPENAYRELKPGEEYRPLMPAASSPTEVTPYSVLMGVAMAVVFSAAAAFLGLKVGQVFEAAIPIAIIAVGMGTVLGKKNMLGQNVIIQSIGASSGVIVAGAIFTLPALYILGLDAAFWQVFLSSLFGGLLGIVLLIPFRKYFVKEMHGKYPFPEATATTEVLVSGEKGGDQARLLAVAGLVGGLYDFVVGTFGLWTESVSTRICTWGQVAADKFKVVFGLNTSAAVLGLGYIIGLKYAMIITAGSCLVWFVLVPVAGSLAEAIDPAAMASLLGVTNPELLAHPESLFTAENLFAFIGKPIGIGGIAMAGIIGIVRQSKIIRQAVGLAVSEFGGGKTTGGGDTQRTQRDLTMKRVLTILVATLLAVFVFFHFGLLDGWVQSVTALLIVFVISFLFTTVAANAIAIVGTNPVSGMTLMTLILSSLVLVSVGLSGTTGMTAALVIGGVVCTALSMAGGFVTDLKIGYWLGTTPRKQETWKFLGTLVSAATVAGVMIVLNKSYGFVGEGALVAPQANAMAAVLQPLMTGGQTPWMLYFCGAALALTLTAIGVPALAFALGMFIPMELNAPLVVGGLVAWFVSNRSKDGALNKARFDRGTLIASGFIAGGALMGVVSAVLKFCEVDWYLARWAASNAAEWTGLAMYIALIGYFAWHTLRAKKEE, encoded by the coding sequence ATGGAAGAGCAGAAACCTCAGACTTCGCTGCCCGAGAACGCCTACCGGGAGCTCAAACCGGGCGAGGAGTACCGTCCCCTGATGCCCGCCGCCTCGTCGCCGACGGAGGTAACCCCCTATTCGGTCCTCATGGGCGTCGCAATGGCCGTCGTCTTCTCGGCCGCCGCCGCGTTCCTCGGCCTCAAGGTCGGCCAGGTGTTCGAAGCCGCCATCCCGATCGCCATCATCGCCGTAGGCATGGGCACGGTGCTGGGCAAGAAGAACATGCTGGGACAGAACGTCATCATCCAGTCGATCGGCGCCTCGTCGGGCGTGATCGTCGCCGGAGCGATCTTCACCCTTCCGGCGCTCTACATCCTCGGCCTCGACGCCGCCTTCTGGCAGGTGTTCCTCTCGTCGCTCTTCGGCGGCCTGCTGGGCATCGTGCTGCTCATCCCCTTCCGCAAATACTTCGTCAAGGAGATGCACGGCAAGTATCCCTTCCCCGAAGCGACGGCCACCACCGAGGTGCTGGTCTCGGGCGAGAAGGGCGGCGACCAGGCCCGCCTGCTGGCCGTGGCGGGCCTCGTGGGCGGTCTGTACGACTTCGTCGTCGGGACCTTCGGGCTCTGGACCGAGTCCGTCTCGACACGCATCTGCACGTGGGGACAGGTCGCCGCCGACAAGTTCAAGGTGGTCTTCGGCCTCAACACCTCGGCCGCCGTGCTGGGTCTGGGCTACATTATCGGACTCAAATACGCCATGATCATCACCGCCGGTTCGTGCCTCGTGTGGTTCGTCCTCGTGCCCGTCGCGGGGTCGCTGGCCGAAGCGATCGACCCCGCGGCGATGGCTTCGCTGCTGGGCGTGACGAACCCCGAACTGCTCGCGCATCCCGAGAGCCTCTTCACGGCCGAGAACCTCTTCGCCTTCATCGGCAAGCCCATCGGTATCGGCGGCATCGCCATGGCCGGGATCATCGGCATCGTCCGCCAGTCGAAAATCATCCGTCAGGCCGTGGGGCTGGCCGTCTCGGAGTTCGGCGGCGGCAAGACGACGGGAGGTGGCGATACGCAGCGCACGCAGCGCGACCTCACGATGAAGCGCGTGCTGACGATTCTCGTCGCCACGCTGCTCGCGGTCTTCGTCTTCTTCCATTTCGGCCTGCTGGACGGCTGGGTGCAGTCCGTCACGGCGCTGCTGATCGTCTTCGTCATCTCGTTCCTCTTCACCACCGTCGCGGCCAACGCCATCGCCATCGTCGGCACGAACCCCGTGTCGGGCATGACGCTCATGACGCTCATTCTCTCGTCGCTCGTGCTGGTGAGCGTCGGGCTGAGCGGCACGACGGGCATGACCGCCGCGCTGGTCATCGGCGGCGTGGTCTGCACGGCTCTCTCGATGGCCGGCGGCTTCGTCACGGACCTCAAGATCGGCTACTGGCTCGGCACGACGCCCCGGAAGCAGGAGACCTGGAAATTCCTCGGCACGCTGGTTTCGGCCGCCACGGTCGCCGGCGTGATGATCGTGCTCAACAAATCCTACGGTTTCGTGGGTGAAGGGGCGCTCGTCGCCCCGCAGGCCAACGCCATGGCCGCCGTGCTGCAACCGCTCATGACCGGAGGGCAGACCCCGTGGATGCTCTATTTCTGCGGCGCCGCGCTGGCGCTGACGCTCACCGCGATCGGGGTTCCGGCCCTGGCCTTCGCGCTGGGCATGTTCATCCCGATGGAACTGAACGCCCCGCTGGTCGTCGGCGGCCTGGTGGCATGGTTCGTCTCGAACCGCTCGAAGGACGGCGCGCTGAACAAGGCGCGCTTCGACCGCGGCACGCTCATCGCCTCGGGATTCATCGCCGGCGGCGCGCTGATGGGCGTGGTGAGCGCCGTGCTGAAATTCTGCGAGGTGGACTGGTATCTCGCACGCTGGGCCGCCTCGAACGCGGCCGAATGGACCGGGCTCGCCATGTACATCGCCCTGATCGGCTACTTCGCATGGCACACCCTGCGGGCCAAGAAAGAGGAGTAA
- a CDS encoding nucleoside triphosphate pyrophosphohydrolase family protein encodes MTLNEYQRHALETAVYPEQSRIIYPTLGLTGEAGEVADKVKKVIRDAGGEFTPEKRQEIMKEIGDVLWYCATLSHDLGFDLEEVAQTNVDKLRSRMQRHRIAGSGDNR; translated from the coding sequence AATACCAGCGGCACGCCCTCGAAACGGCCGTCTATCCTGAACAGAGCCGCATCATCTACCCCACGCTCGGACTTACGGGCGAAGCCGGCGAAGTGGCCGACAAGGTGAAAAAGGTGATCCGCGACGCCGGCGGGGAGTTCACGCCCGAGAAGCGGCAGGAGATCATGAAGGAGATCGGCGACGTACTGTGGTACTGCGCCACGCTTTCGCACGACCTGGGCTTCGACCTCGAAGAGGTCGCGCAGACGAACGTGGACAAACTCCGCTCGCGGATGCAGCGCCACCGGATCGCCGGCAGCGGCGACAACCGCTGA